Proteins encoded together in one Prunus dulcis chromosome 3, ALMONDv2, whole genome shotgun sequence window:
- the LOC117621712 gene encoding mitogen-activated protein kinase kinase kinase 17-like, giving the protein MAAILDHVHNHGVNWVKGELIGRGKYGSVYLATSVKPITRFGRRPEIMVVKSSNRAPCLRSVQHEAEVLIKPKGCPFIIEYFGGQFTADENGENVYNLFLEYASGGSLHHLIKKSDGCGLPESKVRWYTRSILEGVKHIHQCDYVHCNLTPENILLVATTTSCGSTSLVAKIADFRLAKRTKEKVGGSRCRGSPIYLSPEALLDKLQDQPSEIWSIGCIVLEMLTGKPPWDTCYYWKPQDFLDMLVFYSPKIPAKISKEGRDFLKICLAFNPYKRLTTEELLSHPFVAQSIPPEEYNGSSQSDIASVTLSSSSEEVTVL; this is encoded by the exons GCATAATCATGGAGTGAACTGGGTAAAAGGAGAGCTGATCGGAAGAGGAAAATATGGGTCTGTTTATCTTGCCACTTCCGTGAAACCCATAACACGGTTTGGTCGTAGGCCTGAAATTATGGTGGTGAAATCGTCTAACAGGGCGCCGTGTTTAAGGTCTGTTCAGCATGAGGCCGAGGTTCTCATCAAACCTAAAGGCTGCCCTTTTATTATTGAGTACTTTGGTGGACAATTCACCGCCGATGAGAATGGTGAgaat GTTTACAATTTGTTCTTGGAATATGCCTCTGGCGGAAGCCTTCATCATCTGATCAAGAAATCCGACGGTTGTGGATTACCGGAATCTAAGGTTAGGTGGTATACCAGGTCAATTCTTGAAGGGGTTAAGCACATTCACCAGTGTGATTATGTTCACTGCAATTTGACCCCAGAGAACATTTTGCTTGTGGCTACCACCACAAGTTGTGGAAGTACTAGTTTGGTGGCAAAGATAGCCGATTTCAGATTGGCTaagagaacaaaagaaaaggtggGTGGATCTAGATGTAGAGGCTCTCCTATATATCTGTCCCCAGAAGCTTTGCTTGACAAGTTGCAGGATCAGCCCTCTGAAATTTGGTCTATTGGTTGCATTGTGCTTGAGATGCTCACCGGGAAGCCCCCATGGGATACGTGTTATTATTGGAAGCCTCAGGATTTCCTAGACATGCTGGTTTTTTACTCTCCCAAGATTCCAGCAAAAATCTCAAAGGAGGGGAGGGATTTTCTAAAGATCTGCCTAGCCTTCAATCCCTATAAAAGGTTAACTACTGAAGAGCTCTTATCTCATCCGTTCGTTGCTCAGTCAATACCACCAGAAGAATATAATGGATCTTCACAATCTGATATTGCAAGTGTAACTTTGAGTTCAAGCAGTGAAGAAGTGACAGTGCTTTGA